The following are from one region of the Passer domesticus isolate bPasDom1 chromosome 13, bPasDom1.hap1, whole genome shotgun sequence genome:
- the IRF1 gene encoding interferon regulatory factor 1, which produces MPVSRMRMRPWLEMQIDSNQIPGLIWINKDKRIFQIPWKHAAKHGWDMEKDACLFRSWAIHTGRYKEGEKDPDPKTWKANFRCAMNSLPDIEEVKDKSINKGSSAVRVYRMLPPLTKHQKKERKSKSSREARNKSKRKCYEETRLKESAESLTNTPLPDDHSGYTIHDYAGQEVEVESTAITLDLSSCEVSGSLPDWRPAMEVTMADSTNDLYQLQVSPLASSSEVTDEDEEEINPDIFKLLGSTQDWHSTSIGGKGFLTNESGTQSLCSTYSYKEQDGDIDTTSGEMDFRFYDQKNSLDFSWLDTVRPTMQVIPCGL; this is translated from the exons ATGCCAGTGTCAAGAATGCGCATGAGGCCGTGGTTGGAAATGCAGATTGATTCCAATCAAATACCTGGACTGATATGGATTAACAAG GATAAGAGGATCTTTCAGATCCCATGGAAACATGCAGCTAAGCACGGCTGGGACATGGAGAAGGATGCCTGCCTGTTCCGGAGCTGGGCCATTCATACAG GAAGGTATAAAGAAGGTGAGAAAGATCCTGATCCAAAAACCTGGAAGGCAAATTTCCGCTGTGCCATGAATTCCCTGCCTGACATTGAAGAAGTGAAGGATAAAAGCATCAACAAGGGCTCCAGTGCTGTCAGGGTTTACAGGATGCTGCCACCCCTGACAAAGCATCAGAAGAAAG aaaGGAAGTCAAAGTCTTCAAGAGAAGCAAGAAACAAGAGCAAGAGAAAG TGTTACGAAGAGACAAGGCTGAAAGAGTCAGCAGAAAGCTTAACCAACACTCCTTTGCCAGATGACCACAGTGGCTACACCATTCACGACTATGCAGGGCAGGAAGTGGAGGTGGAGAGCACAGCCATCACCTTAG ACCTGTCCTCCTGCGAGGTGAGCGGCTCCCTGCCCGACTGGAGGCCAGCAATGGAGGTCACCATGGCTGACAGCACCAACGACCTCTACCAGCTCCAGGTGTCTCCCCTGGCTTCGTCCTCTGAGG TCACAGACGAAGATGAAGAGGAAATAAATCCAGATATTTTTAAG CTGCTTGGATCAACCCAAGACTGGCACAGCACCAGCATTGGGGGGAAAGGCTTCCTCACCAACGAGTCAGGCACCCAGAGCCTGTGCAGCACCTACAGCTACAAGGAGCAGGACGGGGACATCGACACGACCTCAG GAGAGATGGATTTCAGGTTCTATGACCAGAAAAACAGCCTAGACTTCTCCTGGCTGGATACAGTAAGGCCAACCATGCAAGTCATTCCCTGTGGATTGTAA